CATCAGGGTGAGGACGAGATAGATCGGCTGCTGCGTCTTCCAGAGGACGAGCGATCCGATCAGCCCCTGCGCGAACGCGCCGACGAGCAGGACACTCGTCTCGTCGAACAGCGACCTGACGAAGCCAATGTAGACGTCCTCTGAGATGTCGTCAGTTTTGTTTTTTTTCATCGACTGCGCGGCCGCGGAAGCTTCGCGGTTATGACATGGCCGTCTTAAGAAAGCCTTAGACGACGATGCGGCGCAAGCCCACGGCGGCTTATTCCGCCGCCTGAAGCACCGGCTTGGGCGGCGGGGAGACGAGACGATCGATCAGCCGCGCCCGCTCGCCCCTCGCCTTTTCGACATTGCGCATCTTGACGTGACCGTAGCCGCGAATGAGCGCGGGAACCGAAGCGAGCGCCACGGCCGCGTCGACCGAAAGCGGCGAAAGGTGCTTTTCGATCAGGTCGAGGTCGGCCTCGTAATCCGCGATCAGCCTGCGCTCCATCTTGCGCTCGGCGGTGTAGCCGAAGACGTCGAACGCGGTGCCGCGTAGTCCCTTGAAGGCGGCAAGCACGCCAAACCCCTTCATCATCCAAGGCCCGAAGGAGGATTTCCGCGGCAGGCCGTCCGCCCCCTTGCGGCCGAGGACGGGCGGCGCGAGGTGGAATTCGAGCCGGTCGAAATCCTGGAATTGGGATGCGAGCTGCTTGCGGAAGGACCCGTCGGTATAGAGCCGGGCAACCTCGTACTCGTCCTTGACCGCCATCAGCTTGAAGAGGTTGCGCGCAGCGGTCTCCGTCACGGCGGTCGACCCCGCGACAACGGCGGCCTCCGCCTTGCGCAGCCTGTCGATGCGCTCGGCGTAGCGTCGCGCATAGGCCGCGTTCTGGTAGGACGTCAGGAACTCGACCCGCTTCGCGACGATCTCGTCCAGCGTCTGCGCCAGCGGCGCGGCCGCCGCGCCCTGCACCGACTGCACGAGCTTGCGAACCGTTTCCGGATCGTGCGCGGCGCGGCGCCCCCAGCGGAACGCGGCGACGTTCATCTTCACCGCCTCGCCATTGAGCTCGATCGCCTTCTCGACCGCCTCCGCCGACACCGGCAGGCCGCCGTGCTGGTAGGCGAAGCCGAGCATGAACATGTTCGCGCCGACCGAGTTGCCGAACAGCGTCGCCGCACTGCGGGTGGCATCGAAGAAATGCGCCTTGTCGTCGCCAACCGCCTGCCGGATCGCCTTCTTCAGCCGCTCTGTCGGCAGCGAGAAGTCGGTCGAGCGCGTGAAGTCGCCGGGCATCACTTCCGCCGTATTGGCGACGAAGAGCGTGCGGCCCTCGCGCGCCGAGGCGAGCACCTTCTTCGCGCCGGAAACCACCAGGTCGCAGCCCAGCACGAGGTCGGCCTTGCCGGCCGAGACGCGGATCGCGCTGATGTCGTCCGGCGTGGGCGCGATGCGGACATGCGAGAACACCGCCCCGCCCTTCTGGGCAAGGCCGGCCATGTCGATCATGCCGCAGCCCTTGCCCTCGAGATGCGCCGCCATGCCGAGGATCGCGCCGATCGTCACCACGCCGGTGCCGCCGATGCCGTCGACGACACAGGCCCAGCCGCCCTGGCCGAGCGGAAAGAGCGCCGGCTCAGGCACGCCAGCCAGGGGATCCGATGCATTGGCCACGCCCTCGGCCTTGCGCAGCTTCGCGCCATGCACTGTCACGAAGGACGGGCAGAAGCCGTTGACGCAGGAGAAATCCTTGTTGCAGCTCGACTGGTCGATGCGGCGCTTGCGGCCGAACTCGGTCTCGACCGGCTGCACGGAGACGCAGTTCGACTTCACGCCGCAGTCGCCGCAGCCTTCGCAGACCAGCTCGTTGATGATGACCCGCTTGTCGGGGTCGGGGAACGTGCCGCGCTTGCGGCGCCTGCGCTTCTCGGCGGCGCAGGTCTGGTCGTAAAGCAGCACCGAGACGCCCTTCACGTCGCGCAACTCGCGCTGCACCGCGTCGAGGTCGTCGCGATGGCTGAAGCTGACGCCGGCCGGGAATTCGGCCTTGCCGGCATATTTGCCGGGCTCGTCGGTGACGACGGCGATGCGGTCGACACCCTCGGCGCGCACCTGCCGGGCGATCATGTCGACGGTGAGGTTGCCCTCGTGCGGCTGGCCGCCGGTCATCGCGACGGCGTCGTTGTAGAGGATCTTGTAGGTAATGTTCGCCTTCGAGGCGAGCGCGAAGCGGATCGCCAGCGAGCCGGAATGGTTGTAGGTCCCGTCGCCGAGGTTCTGGAACATGTGCTCGCGCTTGGAGAACGGCGCCTGGCCGATCCACTGCGCGCCCTCCCCGCCCATGGCGGTGAAGCCGACGGTCGAGCGGTCCATCCACAACGCCATGAAATGGCAGCCGATACCGGCGCCCGCGATCGAGCCCTCCGGCACCTTGGTCGAAGAATTGTGCGGGCAGCCCGAGCAGAAATAGGGCGTGCGGTTGGAGACGTCCTTGGTGTCGGCCAGCATCGCCTGGAACTGTTTGAGCTGCGCGACCCGCGCGGCGATCTCTTCCGAATGGCCGATGCTCTTCAGCACCCGCTCACCGATGGCGATGGCGATGTCGTTGGGATCGAGCGCACCCTTGGCCGGGAAGAGCCATTCTCCGCGCGCATCCTTCTTGCCCTCGATCAGCGGCTGCATCGCTGTGCCGTAGAGGTTCTCCCGCATCTGCACTTCGATCAGCGAGCGCTTCTCCTCGACAACCAGGACGGTCTCGAGGCCGCGGGCGAATTCCGAGATGTGCTCGACGTCCAGCGGCCAGGGAGCCGCGACCTTGAACAGCCTGAGACCGATCTGCGCCGAGCGCGCCTCGTCGATGCCGAGGTCGTCGAGCGCCTGGCGCACGTCGAGATAGGATTTGCCGACAGTGATGATGCCGATCTTCGGCGCGCTGCCGCCCGAATAAATGATCTTGTTCAGCCCGTTGGCGCGGATGAAGGCCGCCGCCGCCGCGCGCTTGTAGACGTGCAGCCGTTCTTCCTGGCCCATCTGGTCAAGCTCGTGGCGGATGCTGAGCCCGCCCGGCGGCAGGTCGATCTCGGGCAGCACGATGTTCAGCCTGTCGAGAGATACATCCACCGACGCCGTCGATTCGATGTTGTCCTTGACGCACTTGATCGCCGTCCAGGTGCTGGAGAACCGGGACATGGCAAAGCCGTAGAGGCCGTAGTCGATCAGTTCCTGCACGCCGGCCGGATTGAGGATCGGCATCATCGTGTCGACAAAGAGAAACTCGGTCGCATGCGCGTTGGTCGATGATTCGGCCGTGTGGTCGTCACCCATCAGCGCCAGCACGCCGCCGTTCTTCGAGGTGCCGGCGAGGTTGGCGTGGCGGAACACGTCGCCCGAGCGGTCGACGCCCGGTCCCTTGCCGTACCAGACGGAGAACACGCCGTCGTGCTTGCCTTCGCCTAGGAGTTCGGTCTGCTGAGAGCCCCAGACCGCGGTGGCGGCAAGCTCCTCGTTGAGACCGGGCTGGAAGACGATGCTGGAGGCTTCGAGCTGCTTTTTCGCCCGCCAGAACTGCTGGTCGAGGCCGCCGAGCGGCGAACCGCGATAGCCCGAGACGAAGCCTGCCGTGTCCAGCCCGAGGCGTCGATCGCGCTCGCGCTGCATAAGCAGCATCCTGACGATCGCCTGCGCGCCCGACAGAAAGATTCGTTCCTTGGAAAGGTCGAACTTGTCTCCGAGCGTCACGTCGTGAAGCGTCATCAACGGTCTCCTGCGGACGGCTGGGTATCACCTGACCGCCCTCCGTCAAAGTAGTGTTTCTGTGGCGGTCGACAACGTCAAACGAAATCAACGCGATCCGCAAAAGAGCAATCGCCGTCACGGATGCAGCTATCCAATGAATATTTTATGTCGCCGGGATGATGGCCGGCGAAATTTCCTGAGCCACAATCCGGTGTGCTCAACCCCGGCCGGGACAGCCCGCCTCGTTGGTGACGTCGAGCTTGCCGTCGGGACGGCCCTGCAGCTCCGGATTCGGCGTATAGACCGGCCCGACGACGAGGGGACGATCAGGCAGCACCTCCTGGTCCAGGTTGGACGTGATCGTCGTCTCGATTTCCTGCCGCACGGCCGCGTCCGGTCCCTCGATCCGGATCGTGACCGCATAGGGATGGTCCTTGCGAACGCAGCGCAGCGGCGGGCTTTCCAGCACCGCCTTGTCCAGCTTCGGCCAGATTCGCTGCCGCACCACGATAGGCTGTCCTCCGGCCGGATCCTCGAAGCTGGCAACGGCGGTCTGCCCGTCCTCGACCGGCCCCAGCGGCTTGAGCGTCACCAGATAGGTTGCGGTGGCGACCCGGTAGTTGAAGACGAACAGCTTGCCCGAAATCGCGAACAGCTTGCCGGGCCGGCTCTCGTCGCGGCAAGCCCCAAGCGCCAGCAGCGCGGCGGCGACCGCAAGGGCTAAAGATCTACGCATCGACCTGCCTTCCTTCGCCGCCACGACGGCGGCGGTAGTGCCGCCGGGCCTTCCGCCGGTTTCCGCACACGGTCATGTCGCACCAGACACGGCTGCCGTTGCGGCTTCTGTCCAGGAAGAGCCAGCCGCAATTGCCGCAGATGCGGATGCGCCGCCGCATGTCGGGAGCGAGCAGCGACAGCGCCGAGACCGCGACGGCGGCCTCGAGTTCGATCGTTCCCTGCCCTGCTTTCGGCCCGGCATGATCGGCCGCAAGCATCACGGGCGCCGCCGCGAGAGCGCGCGCGCAATGGTCGAGCAGCGGGGCCAGACGTTCGGACTGGACGGCGCCGCTCGCCGACGCGTCCCTGAACAACGCATCCGTCGCCTCGCGCAGCGCAACGATCCGCGGCTTCGCGCCTGTCGGATCGGAAACCGCCAGCGTGTTGCCGCCGATCTCTTCGGCGCGGAATGCCGTCGCCGCCCTGGCGAAACGCACGATCTCGTCGTGCTGCTCGAACCGGTCGAACGTCCGGTGCGGATCGTCGCGCAGCACCACCGTGTTCGCCACGTCGAGCGCAAGCACTTCGCCCGAGAACCGGTGTGGGGTCCAGATCGTCTCCATGTCGAAAATCTAACTTGTAAAATGGCTCTTGCAAGTTAGTTTGTGAGGAAACGTTCCTTGCGGCGACAGAAGACCTCCCGTCGCCATGGGTCCTGCGCCGACGCCGATGGCTTATTTCCTGCAGCAGATCCTGAACGGCGTGCATATCGGCGCGATCTACGCCCTGCTCGCCTTCGGCTATGCGATGACCTACGGCGTGCTCCGGCGCGCGAATCTGGCGCATGGCGCGATCTTCGCCTTTGGCGGGCAAGTCGGCATCCTCGCCACCGTG
The Mesorhizobium australicum genome window above contains:
- a CDS encoding CGNR zinc finger domain-containing protein; the protein is METIWTPHRFSGEVLALDVANTVVLRDDPHRTFDRFEQHDEIVRFARAATAFRAEEIGGNTLAVSDPTGAKPRIVALREATDALFRDASASGAVQSERLAPLLDHCARALAAAPVMLAADHAGPKAGQGTIELEAAVAVSALSLLAPDMRRRIRICGNCGWLFLDRSRNGSRVWCDMTVCGNRRKARRHYRRRRGGEGRQVDA
- a CDS encoding indolepyruvate ferredoxin oxidoreductase family protein, which translates into the protein MTLHDVTLGDKFDLSKERIFLSGAQAIVRMLLMQRERDRRLGLDTAGFVSGYRGSPLGGLDQQFWRAKKQLEASSIVFQPGLNEELAATAVWGSQQTELLGEGKHDGVFSVWYGKGPGVDRSGDVFRHANLAGTSKNGGVLALMGDDHTAESSTNAHATEFLFVDTMMPILNPAGVQELIDYGLYGFAMSRFSSTWTAIKCVKDNIESTASVDVSLDRLNIVLPEIDLPPGGLSIRHELDQMGQEERLHVYKRAAAAAFIRANGLNKIIYSGGSAPKIGIITVGKSYLDVRQALDDLGIDEARSAQIGLRLFKVAAPWPLDVEHISEFARGLETVLVVEEKRSLIEVQMRENLYGTAMQPLIEGKKDARGEWLFPAKGALDPNDIAIAIGERVLKSIGHSEEIAARVAQLKQFQAMLADTKDVSNRTPYFCSGCPHNSSTKVPEGSIAGAGIGCHFMALWMDRSTVGFTAMGGEGAQWIGQAPFSKREHMFQNLGDGTYNHSGSLAIRFALASKANITYKILYNDAVAMTGGQPHEGNLTVDMIARQVRAEGVDRIAVVTDEPGKYAGKAEFPAGVSFSHRDDLDAVQRELRDVKGVSVLLYDQTCAAEKRRRRKRGTFPDPDKRVIINELVCEGCGDCGVKSNCVSVQPVETEFGRKRRIDQSSCNKDFSCVNGFCPSFVTVHGAKLRKAEGVANASDPLAGVPEPALFPLGQGGWACVVDGIGGTGVVTIGAILGMAAHLEGKGCGMIDMAGLAQKGGAVFSHVRIAPTPDDISAIRVSAGKADLVLGCDLVVSGAKKVLASAREGRTLFVANTAEVMPGDFTRSTDFSLPTERLKKAIRQAVGDDKAHFFDATRSAATLFGNSVGANMFMLGFAYQHGGLPVSAEAVEKAIELNGEAVKMNVAAFRWGRRAAHDPETVRKLVQSVQGAAAAPLAQTLDEIVAKRVEFLTSYQNAAYARRYAERIDRLRKAEAAVVAGSTAVTETAARNLFKLMAVKDEYEVARLYTDGSFRKQLASQFQDFDRLEFHLAPPVLGRKGADGLPRKSSFGPWMMKGFGVLAAFKGLRGTAFDVFGYTAERKMERRLIADYEADLDLIEKHLSPLSVDAAVALASVPALIRGYGHVKMRNVEKARGERARLIDRLVSPPPKPVLQAAE